The genome window CCCATCTCTTTGATTCCGGACGAATTGTATGAGGGAGGTTCGGTATTATCGAAGATGACTCACCTCAACCGAAGTTTGTATTTTTATCTTCTATCGCAATCGGCTAAGCATCAAACTTCCATTGAAGGCGATAGCTTAATGGATATTTTGATTGCTATTGAGAAAGAAGAGGGTTTCAATAATCGCGCTTATGTTTATGCACTTCTGTATGCGGATCAATTGCTCAGAGATGGCAAAATTAATTCTGCAAAAAAATACATTTCGTTCTTTGAAAAAGACTACGATACCAAGAAAAGTTATCATCCATATATTGAAAAAATTTATAGCTATTTGATTTTTAGATTATCTCAATTCGATCCTCAAATTGTTTTTCCGAATAACGCTGCAGAAGCTTTTGGAAATGATGAAAAGATAGTATATAATTTATTTCGTACAATCGGTGCTGATGGACCAGAGTCTTTTGCAAAAGCATTGAACTCATTTAAATCTTCAAACTTCCAATCTAAAACTGCATTCACAAGAGATAATAGAAATAAAGCAAAAGATATCATTCAATATATGATGAAAGTAGCTTTTGACTTCGATAGCTCCGATGGGTTTTTGGATGCGCTACATTTTCAAGATACAATTTCCGCATATAATGAGCAGACTTTGGGAAGTCGTCCCAGGTTCACTGATTTGCCTCGGTTTTATACCATCTCGGATCAGCTCATTGCCAAAATTCCAGTTGGACAAGATCTTCATGCGATTGGAGATTATCTCAATAAAACCTATCTTATTACAGTTAGTCGAGGTTCAACTAAAGGAAGAGAGATATTTGCAAACGCAAACGATATTCATAAGAATATTAGAAAATACTATTCAGCTTCTTCTGAAGGTGGTGAGGCGACTAGACTCAGAGATCTGCTAGAGGATCGATACAAAAATACGATTCGAATGAAGAAGGATCAGATCAATTATTTATATCTTTCTGGTTCCCATTTGCAAGTTCCACTATTACAGAAATTGGATATTCCTATTTATCAGGTTCAAAATTTATCGTCTCTATTGACACATCGTCCGAGAAGCCTCAATTCCCTTGCATGGAGCAAATCAGATATAAAAAAATATCGCGAGACTAATTTTACCGAATCCTGGTTTCAAAATCTCAAATCAGTTGAAGATTGGGAGATCTCATTTCTAACCTCATCACAAGGAAATAGAATCTCAATTTCTCAAGAAGAAGCGAGAGTTGACGAACAAGGAAGATTGGTTTTTGGATCTCAACCTGTTGCAAAACTCAACCGAACTAAATCAGATCGGCAATCTGTTTGGATTGCTTCTTCATTTCAATTAGGAGCTCCATATTCATATTCGAATTTACTAAATAACTTACTATTTCATTTAGATGATATACATATAGGTCCTGGAATCATATCTCTCGAAGACCAATCTGAATTCCAAAATACTTGGTTTATTAAGAATTTATTGGTAGAAACGCAAGAGACTAGACAGCTTAGATATAGATTTCTTGATGCGAGAACAAGTATGCGAGATCGCTATTCATATGATAAATATTGGCATGGATACAGAATCTATACGAGTAGTTTTATTCTACCGTAGTCGAACTTTTGACTTGATTGTAATCTTTTAATATTTGCTTTCTTTCTTCTTTCGATAGTTTTTCATATTTCTTGACTAAGTTGTGAAATTTTAAAAAATCACCACCTGCTTCTTGAAAGACTCGTTCAAAAAATGTATTGCCAGATTGATATCGAAGGGCCCCAATAAAATCTTCATTGTTCCAATCTTTTTTTGTAAATTTATCAATATTTTCTTTAGATACAAAACCTTTTTTGATTGCGGAAACCTTGAATTCAGAAATTGCATTGGCTTTAAGTTTCAATTTTTCCATATCACTTCGATCACTTTCGTAAATTTTCTTAAGAACTTCGGCAGTAGATCGAATCAATTGAATGGATTTCATTTTCTTATCTTTCCTGTCTTTCCAAGAAATCAAATCTTTAGTCAAATCTTTGTTAGTGTAATAGAGTTCTACTCCTTTTGTTTCGACAAAAGATGCATATGATTCATTGAATACTGGATCACCAGGAATATAAACAGTTGCATGAGTCATTTCATGAAACACAAGTCCAGCTAACTCAGGTAGCTGTGCTTGAAGTTGCGGGGAAAATACTGGATCAGAGAACCATCCAAGTGTAGAATAGCCACCAGTAATTCGAATTCTTGTATCAAGGCCTTTATGCTTTAGAGATTTTTCTTCTTCTAAAGCAAGTTTGTTATCAAAATACCCTTTGTACGGAACCTCTCCAGCAATGGGAAACCACCAAGTATAAGAACGAAATTCCAAAGGATAAGAAGCACTTACATTCCAGCCAACTGAATCTCGATCCAACTTTACGTAATATTCGAATCCTGAATCTTCTGAGAGTGCAAGATGTTCGATTCCAAATTTTTTGACATCTTGAATGAATCGAAGTTTGGAGATCTCTTCTGGGCTTGCGGAATCATTTGCAATTACCTTGTCGATCCTCTCTCTTTTTTTAAATTGATCAACCTGTTCTCCTGCCAGGTGGGATAGGTAAATTACGCAATTTTGGAGGAGAATAATGGAAAAAAGTGTTAAAATTCGAAAAATCTTCATAGTTGAATTAAAAAATTTACAGTTCCTTACGGTTTCCTAATTTGGAAAGGGAGATGATCCAAAATCGCAAAATCCCTAGGATAGTCTACTTGAATCTTATCCTACTCTTTCTCGTTCTGGGGGTAATATTTTTCCCAGAGATTCGAGATAGCTTAGGTCATCTCACTGCGTCCACAAAGCCTATCGCTCCTCGAAAACAAATGCAAGCAGTTCAGCTTCAGAACTCATTTCGCAGTGTATATCAGATCGCACAAAAATCTGTAGTATCTATTCGTACAAAAAAGACGGAAACAATTCACAATCCTTATCATTATTTTGACTCAAAAGAAGAAACCGTTTCTGCTGTAGGTAGTGGATTTCTTATTGATCCAAGAGGATTTGTTGTTACAAATTACCATGTTATTCGATCGGCGGAAATCATTGAGATCATTTTGCACAACGGACGAGTTGCACCAGCAAGATTTGTAGGTAGTCATGAACGTGCAGATATTGCCCTACTCAAAATTCAAGAAGGCGATGATTACGAATATGCTTCGTTAGGTGATTCTAATGAAGTGGAAGTGGGCGACTGGGCGATAGCAGTTGGATCACCGTATGGTCTTGAGAAAACTTTTACCGTTGGAGTTGTATCGGCAAAGTCTAGAGAAGATTTGGATGAGACGGGACAGACTCATATTCAAACCGATACAGCTATCAATCCTGGTTCAAGTGGTGGACCGCTTTTAAACATTTATGGTGAAGTCATTGGAATCAATCGTATGATTCGCAGTGCTTCTGGATCTAGTGCTGGCATTGGGTTTGCAATACCAATCAATTATGCGAAGAAGGTAATCAAAAGTATTGAGATGAATGTTGGCAAGAATATTCGTCCAGCTACTTTAGGAGTTGTCGCAACAGTTCCGATTCAACACCATAGAGAAGCATTAGGAATACCGAATAATGAAGTTGGTGTCCTTGTATATGACATTGACCCGGATTCGTCCGCAGCACTAGGTGGATTGCAGAGATTTGATTACATAAGAATGGCTAACGGAAATGTCATCCGCAATACAAATGAATTGAGAGAGCAGGTAAGTCTAGCTGGCTTAGGTGGAAATCTTAAATTAAATATTATAAGAAGATCTAAAATCAAAGATATTGAAATTACTTTAATAGAGAAGAAATATTACGAATGAGAAGAAACATTGTACATTCTGGTGCGGACGCACTAATTTATGAGATCCGACAAATCGTTGCTATTGCTAAGCAAATTGAATCCTTAGGAGTAGAGATTACTTGGGAGAATATTGGCGATCCGGTTCAAAAAGGCGAACAGATTGTTCCGTGGATGAAGGATATCGTTCGAGATTTAGTTGGCATGGATAAATCTTGGGGATATACCGCCACTCAAGGAGACCCAACTACTAGGAATTTTCTTGCTGAGCGTGTGAACGAGCGGGGTGGCGTTCAAATTACCGGCGATGATATCTTTTTCTTTAACGGATTGGGAGACGCTGTCGCAAAAATTTTTGGATTTATGAGACGGGAAGCAAGAATTATTGGACCAAGCCCCGCTTATTCAACTCTTTCTTCCGCTGAAGCAGCACATAGTGGCTACGAGCATCTCACCTACGATCTGTTACCCGAGAAGGGATGGATGCCAGATTTACTGGATATCGAGAACAAAATCAAATACAATGATTCAATAGCTGGAATTTTATTGATCAATCCTGACAATCCAACAGGTGCTGTATATCCAAAAGAAGTTATGCAAGAGATTGTCAAAATCTGTGAGAAATATGATTGCGTCCTTATCTGTGATGAGACCTATGCGCATGTTAACTTTTCCTCAGGTGGATCCATACATTTATCTGAAGTAATTGGAGACAAAGTGTGCGGGATGGCACTTAGATCCATCTCCAAAGAATTCCCTTGGCCTGGAGCAAGATGTGGTTGGCTGGAAGTTTTCAATCGCAAAAATGATCCGTCTTTTGAGAGATACATAAAATCACTATTAGATGCTAAAATGTTGGAAGTATGTTCTACAACTCTCCCACAATTGTCGATTCCAAAAATCTATTCGCATCCTAATTTCATTCCTCATTTAAAAATGCGAAACGAAAAGTTTCGAAAAAGAGCAGAAATTGCAACATCCTATTTTGATGGACTTGAAGGTGTTCAAGTCGTTGAACCAAAAGGAGCTTTTTACTTAACTGTCCACTTTCCAAAAGGGGTATTAAATAAAAAAATGAACCTTCCGATTCTCAATGCAAAAGTAAGTGAGTATGTGAACTCGCTTTTGGTTGGAGCAAAAGAAGATCGCCGTTTGGTTTTATATCTTTTGGCATTGACAGGAATATGTGTTGTTCCGCTAACATCATTTTGTTGTGATAAAGATGGTTTTCGAGTTACTCTTCTTGAAGAGAATGAAGAAAAATTTCATTGGATTTTTAAAACTCTTCGCGACACGATCAAAAAATATTTGGAGTCAGCATAGTTGAACAAACGACCTGTTCGGATCGGGATCACTGATTCTGGATACGGTGGCTTGTCCATGGTAAGTGAGTTTCTGTGGAGAGAATTGAATTTAGAAATTGTCTATTACGGTGATCTTCAAAATGCACCGTACGGAAATAAGTCGAAAACGACTGTTCAGAAGCATGTGAGTGACTCAGTTGATTTTTTATTGAGCAATGATGTTGATATAATTTTGCTTGCCTGCAATTCTGCAACAGCTGTTGCAGTGGATTATCTACGGGATAAATATCCAATTCCAATTTTTGGCATGGAACCCGCTATCAAGCCTGCGCTATCGGAAGTTCCTGGTAAGAAAATTGCGGTTCTTGCAACGAAACTTACTTTGGAAGAAGACAAATTTCTCTCTTTGAAGAATAAGATTGATCCTATGAATCGAGTAATTCCGATTCCATGTCCTGGGCTTGCCGATCTCATTGACCAAAAGAATTGGGATGCTGCTTTTGAATATTTAAAAAATCGAATATATGAATGTGACTTACTTGATGTGAGCGCATTTGTGCTCGGATGTACACATTATATTTATTTAAAAGAGTTTATTAGAAAGGAATTCCCAGCTATCAAAATATTTGATGGAAATAGTGGAACAGCTGAGCATATAATTCGTAGCATGAATATTGAAAAGAAAACAATTGATATAGATGTAAATAGAAAAGTAAAGATATATTTTAACGATGTAGATGTAACTGATTCAGAGTCGGTTATATATTTTATGAATAAGATAGAAAAAGATATTATAATGAAGAAGGTAGTATGAGTAGCTCCAAGATCACTTACAAAGATGCCGGTGTGGATACTGAGAAAGGACAGCATTTTGTAAAAAATATTACAAATATGGTTCATTCGACTTATAACAAAAATGTTCTCGGTGGTTTGGGTGGATTTGCCGCAGCTTACGATGTTAGTTTTCTCAAAGACTATAAAAATCCAATTATGCTTTCAGGAACGGATGGTGTCGGAACCAAGCTTGTCTTTGCAAGACTTCTAGATCGTCATGATACAATAGGAATTGATTTGGTTGCAATGTGTGTGAATGACTTACTAGTTCTTGGTGGTAAGACATTGTTTTTCCAAGACTACATTGCATGTGGTAAATTG of Leptospira sp. GIMC2001 contains these proteins:
- a CDS encoding aminopeptidase, translating into MKIFRILTLFSIILLQNCVIYLSHLAGEQVDQFKKRERIDKVIANDSASPEEISKLRFIQDVKKFGIEHLALSEDSGFEYYVKLDRDSVGWNVSASYPLEFRSYTWWFPIAGEVPYKGYFDNKLALEEEKSLKHKGLDTRIRITGGYSTLGWFSDPVFSPQLQAQLPELAGLVFHEMTHATVYIPGDPVFNESYASFVETKGVELYYTNKDLTKDLISWKDRKDKKMKSIQLIRSTAEVLKKIYESDRSDMEKLKLKANAISEFKVSAIKKGFVSKENIDKFTKKDWNNEDFIGALRYQSGNTFFERVFQEAGGDFLKFHNLVKKYEKLSKEERKQILKDYNQVKSSTTVE
- a CDS encoding S1C family serine protease encodes the protein MIQNRKIPRIVYLNLILLFLVLGVIFFPEIRDSLGHLTASTKPIAPRKQMQAVQLQNSFRSVYQIAQKSVVSIRTKKTETIHNPYHYFDSKEETVSAVGSGFLIDPRGFVVTNYHVIRSAEIIEIILHNGRVAPARFVGSHERADIALLKIQEGDDYEYASLGDSNEVEVGDWAIAVGSPYGLEKTFTVGVVSAKSREDLDETGQTHIQTDTAINPGSSGGPLLNIYGEVIGINRMIRSASGSSAGIGFAIPINYAKKVIKSIEMNVGKNIRPATLGVVATVPIQHHREALGIPNNEVGVLVYDIDPDSSAALGGLQRFDYIRMANGNVIRNTNELREQVSLAGLGGNLKLNIIRRSKIKDIEITLIEKKYYE
- a CDS encoding pyridoxal phosphate-dependent aminotransferase, whose translation is MRRNIVHSGADALIYEIRQIVAIAKQIESLGVEITWENIGDPVQKGEQIVPWMKDIVRDLVGMDKSWGYTATQGDPTTRNFLAERVNERGGVQITGDDIFFFNGLGDAVAKIFGFMRREARIIGPSPAYSTLSSAEAAHSGYEHLTYDLLPEKGWMPDLLDIENKIKYNDSIAGILLINPDNPTGAVYPKEVMQEIVKICEKYDCVLICDETYAHVNFSSGGSIHLSEVIGDKVCGMALRSISKEFPWPGARCGWLEVFNRKNDPSFERYIKSLLDAKMLEVCSTTLPQLSIPKIYSHPNFIPHLKMRNEKFRKRAEIATSYFDGLEGVQVVEPKGAFYLTVHFPKGVLNKKMNLPILNAKVSEYVNSLLVGAKEDRRLVLYLLALTGICVVPLTSFCCDKDGFRVTLLEENEEKFHWIFKTLRDTIKKYLESA
- the murI gene encoding glutamate racemase gives rise to the protein MNKRPVRIGITDSGYGGLSMVSEFLWRELNLEIVYYGDLQNAPYGNKSKTTVQKHVSDSVDFLLSNDVDIILLACNSATAVAVDYLRDKYPIPIFGMEPAIKPALSEVPGKKIAVLATKLTLEEDKFLSLKNKIDPMNRVIPIPCPGLADLIDQKNWDAAFEYLKNRIYECDLLDVSAFVLGCTHYIYLKEFIRKEFPAIKIFDGNSGTAEHIIRSMNIEKKTIDIDVNRKVKIYFNDVDVTDSESVIYFMNKIEKDIIMKKVV